CTGTAGGTCTAGATATGCTTTCTTACTGAtactgttataattattatcggAATATAGGTTTGCTATAATGAAATATATACTATTGTCCTACAAAGTCAAAGGGTAAATcgtaaatatatttaaatagcATTTACTTCTGTAGGTCTAGATATGCTTTCTTACTGAtactgttataattattatcggAATATAGGTTTGCTATAATGAAATATATACTATTGTCCTACAAAGTCAAAGGGTAAATcgtaaatatatttaaatagcATTTACTTCTGTAGGTCTAGATATGCTTTCTTACTGAtactgttataattattatcggAATATAGGTTTGCTATAATGAAATATATACTATTGTCCTACAAAGTCAAAGGGTAAATcgtaaatatatttaaatagcATTTATTTCTGTAGGTCTAGATATGCTTTCTTACTGAtactgttataattattatcggAATATAGGTTTGCTATAATGCCAGTTCAAAAAGTCATAgtttcattttgtaaattaaaaattactcTCAAATTTGTTACTACATCAAATGATTCTTTGTTTCAAATGAATTTGAGATTGAAACTACTTCTTCCAACTGCTTAGGCTATTACAACAAGATCAGCCAGATGCCGGTCATCCTAGTGCCTATTCATTTTGATCGCAGTCCCACAATGCATCAGCCTTCATGTCAACGAAGTATCGTTATACGAACATTCATCACAAATGACTTCATGACCGGGATACCAGCACAACCAGGGAAGCAGTTACCAGAAGAGGTATGAATCAAGAAACCCAAATGTATCATGTTCAattgattttgatttcttttaatacaaattattgCTTTTAATACTTAAATATGATTAAACTGTTCTTTTTGCTTAGGTCCGTtgattatatttgtttatttattgaatatTTGACATGTACGAAGTGATTTTGTTTGACCTTTCCAATTCCTCCTTTTTGTTTCCCCCTATAGGCTCTGAATAGAATAGTAGAGAGTGTGTCGACTGTACCAGGTATATCCAGAGTTCTGTATGATCTGACAGCCAAGCCACCAGGGACAACAGAATGGGAGTAATGACATTCTTGCCATCTGCAGGCTGTCATTCTGCAGTCTGGTCATAATTTGTAGTGTTGCGCTTTGTAGTGTTGCCATTCTGGAGTCCATATTCTGCAATTCAGCGTTCTTCAAAGTTGCATTTTTGCAACCTGGTGCTCTTTTGATTTTTAGTCCACAGTTTTGTGCAGACAGATTTGACTTACATAATTGTTTCTACTCACTGACAGAAATAATCTTGGAGTTCATTGGAAAGTTAAAAGTAGCAGCTGTGTAATTACATGTTTTTGAGTCGCCTGTTTTTGCTTGCaaatcaagagaaaaaaaaaggaaatgagcccatttttgacattaAGCACTGGTATGAAATGCACCATAAATagatgttgttttactttgataTGTTGCAATCTGATGGGGTGGTGTATGTTTCAATTATCTCTTCCATTATTTCACTTCAGAGATGCTGATTATTATTAGTGCATATTATTGTTTCAGAGCCAGTACTTGATGGAGGCAATAATTACCTCCATGTATTTGTCATTGCGTTGATGCCTCTTAAAAGGTTCCTTCAGATATGTGAATGTCCATAATAGAGCTGTCCTTTATATGTGAATGTCCATAATAGAGCTGTCCTTTATATGTGAATGTCCATAATAGAGCTGTCCTTTACTAAAGAAAAGACGCTTTGCCCTGACAGAAAgtgtcaggcctgaagtctattCTAGATCTGGGTTGAACCTTCGGGCAATTTAATccttttaaaaagcaaagtatttcatttgaaatttgaCTATTTTTCTACAATTTAGCAAGCTTTTACGATTAAGCAGCTCTTTAGCGGAACTGTTGATCATGTACATAATGTTTTGAATAGGCTTCTTAAGGGAAATTATACAGATGGCTGTAATGAGGGTAAGATACTGAAATAATTTAGTTTATCGATACACAAATTAAATATATTATTTGATCAAGCAAGTTGTGCAAAACAATATTCAAAAACACCCCttgaagtaaataaaaaatttcCACCGAATTGAAATGTTAAGAATTACCAAAATGCTTAACCCTCGGCCTGAATTACATACATTCaaattcaatgaaaaaataTTGGCATCAGTGTTCttttaatttgatgaaattattttgttattttgtgatttaataataatatttgttaatGCATTATTTTGCAAACGTCATGGGAAAAACTGTTTAGTTATGTCTTAACTGCAATGTTatatacacatttttaaaacgaTTTGTCAAAACAGAGACATTGTTTAACGTTGTGTGTTTGCTTGGTTACAATTTGTCAAAACAGAGACATTGTTTAACGTTGTGTGTTTGCTGGGTTACAATTTGTCAAAACAGAGACATTGTTTAACGTTGTGTGTTTGCTGGGTTACAATTTGTCTGGTAAgacatttacatttattttgtgttgcACCAGATGTTCGGAATAAGTTGTTCTTGAAGATTTATTTTCCACTAATGAATCTAGCAGGGTTTTTTCCCTGAAAACATTAAGGGATTTTATGCAAAGAAATATCCTTATCCTTGGTTGGCAGTTAATGTTGTGCTTCAttcttgtaatgtttttttggtttttttttctttcaatttcttGGTAGCAACTTTGAATTTAAATgtaatgttaatttgttttgcctgCTTCATTTGATTGTGGTGTGTTTAATATGTCAgagtgatttgtttttgtgtttgctcAGTTTGTTCCCAATGGTTAAATCTTCAGATTATGTCATATTTCTTAGAATTACGGGGTTAAGATGGAAAACAATTTATGTACAACTATCTGAAACTTGTTAAACATGGACATGGAGTACCAGCCTTGCCCGTCTGCAGGGTGTTTTGAAATAGCTTGCCTTCAACTATAGTGTTTTAATTGCAATGTAACCCTAAAGTTGacaatatattttcacaggttggttactTGGTGTTTTTGAAAGTAGGGGATTTGGAGCAAATTTACCCATCAGAAAGTCGATGATGTCTCTGCCTTTAACTTGTAAGTAGCTCAAAAAgtcattttgtttgcattcaaGGGAAGAGATACATTATGACAGCCAAGTTACCATATGGTTAATGTTAGTTGTCACAAATGCAAGCGGGGAGATGTCCAACAATTGTGATTTTACAATTGTACAACTGAATTAATTTGATCTGAAAAGTGTATccaaagtttgaattttgtACATAATATATTGTGACAATATTAATGTCTCATTTGGAGGAGTGTTTTATGTGCCTTTTACAGGTTGCATCACTATTAAAAATGACGGTTTtgcaataaaacaacaaaataaaataaaatgtgtctAGACAATCCAGAGTATGTTGTgattaaacaatttattttacaaagtgTATTAACTTTATAATTCAACGTACTGTTTACATAACAATTGTATGTACATTCAGGTTCAATCAACGCCTACATACTACACTGGAACACCCCCcctccatgtacatgtatttatacagCAATGTTGTACGTTACTATTCAGTTTTACAACCTCATTGTTCTGGTTGGACTTGTAACAACACATTGTGAACATCCTTTACCAAGACTAAGTTTCATCTATAACAAAACACTCTGTCAACCACTGGTGGACTACCACTAGCTCATCGGAGTTACAGCGCGATATCTTGCTTCAAGAGTGCTAAGAATATAGAGACACACTGTAAAACCATTGAAAGACTAACTGACTACTTAATGTACAATCAAGTGGCTACATATTATGCAATCTTCACTCAAGAAAGCTGTTAAATATATGTTTATCTAAAAGTATATAAACTTCAAACAGTTACAATCCTTTTTAGTTTGTTTGCCAAAAGTTATGTATTTCTGTtggcagaccattaactattaaTAAGTATTCTTATACCCTAAAATGTTCCTTCAAGATAATTCCTTATGGTTAAtaaattgctccatggttttaaGAGTTGTTGATTGACAGCTCAGACAAATCAATCATATTTTGAATTAGGCTGGGCATTTCAATATTATTAATGGCAACCATGGAACTACTGTGCATTGTAACAGCCAATGGCATGCATACAATTGAATTGTTAAGTACATTATAAGCAACACTCTAAAAACCAGCCTACCATTTGTACATGTTTAACTTCTCTGAGCTACTCCAGACGTGTGTGCTAGCATTGCTCTATTTTTGCAtgcagggttagggttagggttagtttTGCATGGAAGGTACTACACATGTAGTTGCACATTATAAATCCTAACATTAGTTTCTATTTAATTGTTCATTTTTAGAACAACTCATGGAAATGAATTCATTCAAAATTTCAGAAATCACAaggaaatgtaaatttgttgCAAGTGGTATACAAAAGCCAAATGTCACTTAGCCCCGGTAGGACTTCAGTGTGACTGCAACAGAGAAAACCAATCTGGGCTAAAAGTCACACATATAATTACATTTCAATGTTAATTCTAATTATATGTGAAGTAAAAAAGGCAATGGCTGATGAACTGGTTTAGTTCTAAAAGATAACATTAATCTGTTGGCATTGATTCTACAATTTCTGACAGAAAATATACTGGCAGATCTATATGATATATACAAGGCTAACATTAACCTTTGTTATAGCTTGATAACAAATTGAGAAGTTTTATTGGTTGAGACCAATGTGATACATAGACGCATGTTCCATGGccaatgtttgaagatgacaacaaaactgcaagaagagcaataataatgttaccaaggtataacaaaacaattgtcgCGCACTGTGATGGACCAATGTGATACATAGATGCATGTTCCATAGccaatgtttgaagatgacaacaaaactgcaagaagagcaataataatgttaccaaggtataacaaaacaattgtcgCACACTGTGATGGACCAATGGCCCCCCGAGTCCAGTACCAATAACTCAAAATTATACTTTAATAAATTGTCTGGGTGGAACACTTTTTCTTTCTAATTTTAAACCACACTTCTGAGTTGTTTGCTAACCACACACAGTAAATCACTCGGAacataaatttgcttagcacttTGATCAAACTCTTGCGTCACAGAAACAGGATACCCGCCTATATTCCAAGTAATATACGTCACTTTTAGGATTCCCTGCTACTTTTGCATGTACTTTATGACTCGGTTTATTTGtaagcttttttttcttctgctggACAACTTTACTGAAACTACCCTGTCAGTCTTCGAAACATCAAACAAAACTCTGTTCTTATCTTGTAAAGGTTGCATCAATTTGCGTCAATGAAGGAAGTGTTAACTTGATCTTCTTTCGATACATTGGATCTTTAGCTATAGGGTTATGCTCAAAGTATACTGTCTGTAGCTTTGTTGCATTCTTCAGTTGCTCAATGTCAGGCCAATGATCAAGCTGATTACCATTGAACTGTAAAAATAAACGACAGTCATTTATAAGGCATTAGTTCATAACATAATCAACATTACTGGATCCAGGACATAATGATATTGCCAAACCTGTGTTCTCTATAAAACTATCGTACATTGGTGCAGACTTAAcattaatgtttgtttaaaatgagCTCTTTAATTTGGATAGGTTGTATTATTCAGTATGTACATTACAATAATTGGAAAGTTAAATATCAGTAACTCTTCTTACCCAAAACTCTTCAAGATTTGTTAGATGGCCGACATTCTCAATGCGAGAAATCCGATTACTGGCAAGATCTAATGTGGTTAAATTCACCTGAACAAAAatggaatgaaaaaaaaaaataataataacaataattatatgtGTCAATCAgctaagttaaacaaaaaacaactatCAATATCAGATCTGGTCATCCCAAAGTACAAGCTCTATTTTTTCTGACACTCACTTCCGGAAATTAAACATTGACAAAACATTTGACTTGTAAATGTGTGGCAAGTACTGGTTCATACCTATGATGCCTGAACCAATCTTTAGTTCATGTGTTGTTTTAGTCTAGCCTTTACCAGACGTCACCTTCTAGACTCAATTTTGTCAGAAAACtcatgttgttttgttctttctacCCTAACCAGACCCTAACCTTATTGTCTTTATCTACTTACATTATATTGAAGATTTTCTAGTTTCTGAATTCCATTATGGCTGATGTAAAGTTCCTCTAAAGTCTCTAATTCATCAAGACCTTCAAGCTTGGTGATTCTGTTGCTCTGTAAAACATGGCAATCAAGTAGTCAAGTTAACCAATTATTTAATAattcatttgttgttgttgtttacacatttaacagcgcaagcgccaatAACAGTATGGTGAATAGGacatgtgggaggaaaacttaCATGGGTGAAAGTAACGCAGCCAGGTCGGGACTGAAAAACTAATCCACATCGAACCAGGGTGAAAGGCAGGGGGCAAAAAACACTGGGCCAACTTGAGTTATacatgtgcatacatgtacagtggaGGTTGCCAAAGTTCTCCACCATTATACAAATTGTTGcctattattttcttttgtccaACCTTTACAATGGTACTCAAGGTATTGTCGAAATGAACAGAAAGAAATCAAATGTCgtttaaagtttttgttactACCATGCTTTCTGCAGTGTAAATATTCTTCTACTATACGTACCTGTATACTCAGAACTTTCAGCTTTTTGAGAGGACCCAAATTTTCTAACTTGCTGATCTTGTTCTTTCCCACAAAGAGACTCTCAAGGTTCACTAATGAATCAAAATTCTCTAGTTTCTACAAGTAAAAACCAATCATACAATAATTGTTAAGATCAAAaccaaagggcacttcaatcaATAATGACATATCAGATTACTCTTAGACATGCTAGAAAACACATTGTAACTCAACCCTAGACAAGAACACAGAATTTCCAACACCTATCAAACTGTTCTGGAAATGTATTCATTCAGTTATTTAAGTTTTTTCTTAGTATCTTTCATCCATTCATTCTCAATGATAAGAACCAGGAGATGGTCTTTCTTTGAAATGTAAATTGGAATCGACACATCACATACCACAATCCGATTGTCACCAAGTTCCAACATTGTCAATTGGCTCAAGTTAGAGAGACTTCTGATGGATGAAATCTTGTTGTGAATTACAAACAACTTCTGAAGGTTTACAAGGGTGTCAAGATGTTCAAGCTTTCTTATCTTGTTGAACGATAGGTCCAGTATCCTGCAATTAGCATACAAACAATTGGTacttatttatatatttttattattgattcTTTCCTTTCTAAATGAAAGACTTGTGTTGATATTAAAGAACAGAATTGTACCTGCTGCTCAGCTGAAGTATTGATTCCACCCATGGGTTAAAACTGAGAtatgaaatatatatttttttaatataactgGGAGAACAAACTACGAACCACCCTGACAAATCAAGCTTGATCAATGCATGGCATGGTCACATTATTATACCATTGAGTTAGTTAAGGTTGACATACGTTAAGTTGACAAGTGTCTCAAGGTTTTCAATCTTAGTGAGAGCGTTGTCGTAAACATCCAGCTCAGTCAGAGTTGTTAACCCTTCTAGATTCTCCAACTTCTTGATGAGATTCTGACGCAAACATAATGTCTGTggattgtaaacaaattatttgaaccAAGagatcagggttttttttcaactggGAAAGTATTCAACAGCATACAATTTAACATGTACAGTATTATAACATTTGGAAATGTTGTTACGTTATTTAGTGTGGATACATTCAACTCCAATAAACCACAAATTATactttgtaataattttgtcaTTTAACTTAAGTGTTGCCCTTGATAAATCAGGAAGACCAAGACCGTTAACAGCTCAGTTTTGTGAAAACATACCTCAATTTGTGTAAGTTTTTCAAATCCTTCAATTTTCTCAATGCGTCTATGGTTTAGATCCACATCCTGCAGGGGtgtaataaatcaaaatataatcagtgaacaaacattttgtaataattGTAGTTTTCAACAAACTGTTTAATTGTGTGAACAAACTTAGTTAAATGTTGTCCAGTCCAAACTTCCTCTCTCAAAAAGTTGACAAGTGTTGATGTgacaatttataaaataataactatTTGTTGTAAGTCGAGTGTGAGCACTATGTCTTCTTGGGAATGCTTTGAAATCAAGCCAATATGCATTACCAAATCATCAGGGTTAAGATCTATCGGAGGTAAATTCCTAGGAGGAATTTCTTGAACTCCTGGTCCTCCtgcctcttcttcttcttcatctgaGGCCTCATCAGAAACAACATCTAAGTTTTGAAATAGAAAACATCAACGCATCAAATCAAAGTTCATATGTTTTGTACAAGTTttgacaaattaaaaacattgtgcTTACACTACAATTACAATTACATAAGCTGACTGATCAACAACAATTTTCAAAGATATTAGATTTactacaaataaaattaaaaaactaacaCATCTGCATTCATCGTATTAACAAATTTCGAAAAAACAGTAACTTGGTCAATGTTGCTttattatttctacctccatggtcagacgATAAATCGCAGGCACTCAGgcttgaaatgaaataattattgacaatgATATGTTTGGTTTATGATAGGCCTACTTTTGTCTTAATTGAAAAAGAAAGTTGAACTCATCCAGACCATTGACATGGCACATGATccttttcatttcaattttgaatCAGATCTCTTGACATAAAAGTTATAAATATTACTTGTATACTGTTTAAGATGTATTACCAGTTTGTGATTTAGCTTTTTCTTCCTCTTCCTGATTTACAGATTTCTCGGTTGGTGTACATTGTGTAGTGTTTGTCGCCATCTTTAGCCTTTTGCACCTTTTGCTCggttttatttttgattgtCAAAAAGTTGAACAGCGACCTCTTGAGGAAAAATGTTGTCATGAGGAAAAACACTGGTAAACAGCAGACACGTATCTAAGTATTCCGTAGGTCGACATAGTACCAGCTGGTCAGCGTGAAAGTGTGTACATGATATTGTACATTACGTCTCAAtgacgtgtgtgtgtgtttagtCTACGTCTACTGACTAAACTGCTTGtcagttgtttttatttaattatcgTTTATAAATTCCATCCCCTGaaacttattttgtaaaacaaaatgtctttaGAATACGAGAGTGTTTTGTGTGTTAAGCCGGAGGTGCAGGTCTTTACAAAAATACCAGCAAGATCATCAAATCGGGGATTtaggtaagtttttaaaatttaattacgGCTGCCAATTCCTAAATTCCTACTAATTTTccattttgtattgtattatttgttatAATTAATTAAGCCCACTTGTATTGtaagttgtttgttgttgggctGCTTGTTTTTACATGGCTCTCTATTTAACATCAGTCTGTAAGTTGTAGTTCAATAGTTGCTTGCATACTTTTATTAAACAATGCAATGTAGTCATTGTAGAATGTGATTATTATAGAACTTCTGTTCTGATCAACATCCATTCCCAGacagagaaggggggggggggggggtcgtgaCACATGATTTGGGGCTCTGGAATGACGATACACTAAGTACATGatgaaaaggttgtttaataaagcaaaggaatcaatgtgtggtgaagaggttttcaactagtggtttaatccccatcgaggcctggttcttgataatttaccgagacgaagtcgaggtaaattataaaagaaccactagttgaaatcCGATTCAACACatttttgattcccattcataaataaattttcggtcaaaaacataatcactttttggtcaagtaaaataaatgcaaagattataattgttaaatgatttctttcatcacaacacccctccagctatgaaatggtagagctGTCCGCTGCCCTCGcataaacaactccttataagggaatgctgtgggcgttgcgcgtatcgcgtgatgttgcagccgttgctctcgaccaataggaatgaagaaactgtcaatacatgtataagaacaggtgcaaggtcgcgtgtcacgctcattaattaacactttttacaggtcattaacaaaaggtttatgcacacccatgtaacgcgctctccaccaataggagtagagaaactgtctggggtatttatgaatatttaataatactattgataatataaataataagtaACAGTAACACAGTCTCAACTTGTTTGTTTCAAATGTTAATTGTCTGGTGGTTTTTGTTTAGCCAGCAAAGTCTAGAAACCTAGGCCCTGTGCTGTGGCCTGTGTAAGCTGTGACACCTGTGTTTATTATAAGGTGTGTGTGTAGTAATTAAATAAACATGGATTTACagtaacaaaacattttgaaaccCAACCTtccatagttgcgataacataaccctctcCCTCTCCGGCTTCACCATCGGGAGgaggttatgttatcgcaactacaccTTCCATTAGTTTGATTTTGTGGCATTAATTTGACATTAAAACACAATACAGGGATTTTTAATCATCAACTTGAACAATCAAATTATTTCATCTTTTAGGGCCTCAGAATGGAAATTAGATAGCCCAGAATGGATTGGGAGACTACGGATTGTGGCCAGAGGAAAAGATTGCGTTATTAAACTTGAAGACAAAACAACAGGTAAACTTTCCTAGTGTAAGGATTtgttacaatgtacattgtaagacCAGGTTATTTAAATTTCATCAGCATGGATATTTCTTCCCTCATTTTTATTGCAAGACTTTCTAGGGGGATTttgcatttaattttaaatcaggCTTTGTAGATTTGGAACCCtatcatttgtttattttattttattggtatGTTAAAGTCATGGCCAAAGGACCGATTGACTTGGAATTACAAAATAAGAATAATATGTTAAAAATATTAAGTAAAAGCACAAACAAGAGCCACAAAAGACTTACTACAAAATATAGGAACACcaagacaaaacaataattatggGCCCAGTCGGCCAGTTTGTCCTCATAGACACCAAGGATTTTCATTGAGCTATTCTTCTTGTTCTAAACCAACACTCTCTcgttgagatgtagaacaaaagCCAAGCCAGCGAGCTGTTCCCTTATACATCTCTTTAGAACTTCTTGCCTGGTAAATGTTTGAACCCTtcccatcctacaatctagagaGTTTAAGAAGGGGATTTAGCATGTTCTGGTATATTCATGTaaaatttgttctttttgtaGCCCCTTtacaagagtggcttttagccttgtttggggcaaacttgcatggacaaattaattgaattaaacaaacaatagagCCTGGTAGTATAGCCTACATGTAGGGTGAGGCCTTCATGAAGAGTCCAGTGGATCCTTATTTCAGTAATTCTTTTTGAAATTCCCCTATATTATTTTAGGTGAACTGTTTGCTGAGGCACCAGTGGAGCAATTTCCTAGTATAGCAGTGGAGGCAGTGCTAGATT
This region of Asterias rubens chromosome 18, eAstRub1.3, whole genome shotgun sequence genomic DNA includes:
- the LOC117302400 gene encoding protein phosphatase 1 regulatory subunit 7-like, producing the protein MATNTTQCTPTEKSVNQEEEEKAKSQTDVVSDEASDEEEEEAGGPGVQEIPPRNLPPIDLNPDDLDVDLNHRRIEKIEGFEKLTQIETLCLRQNLIKKLENLEGLTTLTELDVYDNALTKIENLETLVNLTILDLSFNKIRKLEHLDTLVNLQKLFVIHNKISSIRSLSNLSQLTMLELGDNRIVKLENFDSLVNLESLFVGKNKISKLENLGPLKKLKVLSIQSNRITKLEGLDELETLEELYISHNGIQKLENLQYNVNLTTLDLASNRISRIENVGHLTNLEEFWFNGNQLDHWPDIEQLKNATKLQTVYFEHNPIAKDPMYRKKIKLTLPSLTQIDATFTR